The following coding sequences lie in one Sphingobium sp. KCTC 72723 genomic window:
- a CDS encoding ferredoxin--NADP reductase: MNDVTIEKPVLEPTGALSVETVLSVRHWNEHLFSFRISRPASFRFRSGEFVMIGLKGDNGKPLLRAYSVASPSWDEELEFLSIKVQDGPLTSRLQLIEPGDQIYLGRKPTGTLVTDALLPGKRLFMLSTGTGLAPFLSLSRDPDVYEFYEQVVAVHSVRRVSDLAFRDELSTKLAEDPLVAEQAATQFHYVPTVTREPFDGNTARIDKLVESGTLFEGVPGAAKFDPETDRIMMCGSMEMIKQFAAWFEENGFTEGSNAAPGQFVIERAFVG; this comes from the coding sequence TTGAACGACGTGACGATCGAAAAGCCGGTGCTGGAACCGACGGGCGCCCTTTCCGTGGAAACCGTGCTGTCGGTGCGCCACTGGAACGAACATCTGTTCAGCTTCCGCATTTCCCGCCCCGCCAGCTTCCGTTTCCGGTCGGGCGAATTTGTCATGATCGGCCTGAAGGGCGACAATGGCAAACCGCTGCTGCGCGCCTATTCGGTTGCGAGTCCTTCGTGGGACGAGGAACTGGAGTTTCTCTCGATCAAGGTGCAGGATGGTCCCCTGACCTCGCGGCTCCAGCTGATCGAACCGGGCGACCAGATTTACCTTGGTCGCAAGCCGACCGGCACGCTGGTCACCGACGCGCTGCTGCCGGGCAAGCGGCTGTTCATGCTGTCGACCGGCACGGGCCTTGCCCCTTTCCTCAGCCTGTCGCGCGACCCGGACGTGTATGAATTTTACGAACAGGTCGTCGCCGTCCATTCGGTCCGCCGTGTCAGCGACCTGGCGTTTCGTGACGAACTGTCAACCAAGCTGGCGGAAGATCCGCTGGTGGCCGAACAGGCCGCGACCCAGTTTCACTATGTGCCGACCGTGACTCGCGAACCTTTCGACGGCAACACCGCGCGCATCGACAAGCTGGTCGAAAGCGGCACCTTGTTCGAAGGCGTGCCGGGCGCGGCGAAATTCGACCCCGAAACTGACCGGATCATGATGTGCGGCAGCATGGAAATGATCAAGCAGTTCGCTGCCTGGTTCGAGGAAAACGGCTTCACCGAAGGCTCCAACGCCGCGCCGGGCCAGTTCGTGATCGAACGCGCTTTCGTGGGCTAA
- a CDS encoding DUF885 domain-containing protein: MTITRRTILTAGASAIGLTALPARAAQALNMAAPDAQAEAMLADMAEQMLNDAPESASGLGIDTGPRAALKNRLGNKSPAGQAQTAVHVRDRLAKLRAVDLGPLSPVTRTNVDVARTAHELAAEGFAFPFGDMAIMNSNWSYRNSPYAVAQNTGAFVETPDFLDSNHGIAAPADADAYLARLNAYAANLDGETQRLKHDAGIGVVAPAFLLDKMLRQIDMVRAQPIDQWVPVASIARRTKDMSGDYGAKAQRIVRDAVAPALERQAAELRRQRGGATMDAGVWKLPQGDAYYAWALKAGTTTMMTPDEVHRLGMEQLAALQGQMDGLLKGLGMTQGTVGERMTAMGKDPRYLFPNTDEGRQQILSFIDGRLADIRTRLPRAFATLVPAKLVVKRVPVEIEAGAPGAYAGAGSIDGSTPGNYYINLRDTGIWPRYSLPTLCYHEGIPGHIWQGEYSYKLPLIRSLLAFNAYSEGWALYAEQLGDELGAYDGDVAGKLGYLQSIAYRCCRLVVDTGLHAKRWTREQAIHWFATTNGSTVEDVQAEVDRYCAWPGQACGYKVGHGEIVRLRATAKETLGARFDFRRFNDAVVGGGGVPMTVLAKNVEAWVAGQRA, from the coding sequence ATGACCATCACGCGCCGCACTATTCTGACCGCTGGTGCATCTGCCATCGGCCTGACCGCGCTACCCGCGCGCGCGGCCCAAGCCCTCAATATGGCGGCTCCCGATGCGCAGGCCGAAGCGATGCTGGCCGACATGGCGGAGCAGATGCTGAACGATGCCCCCGAAAGCGCCAGCGGCCTTGGCATCGACACGGGACCGCGCGCCGCGCTCAAAAACCGGCTTGGCAACAAAAGCCCGGCCGGACAGGCGCAGACCGCCGTGCATGTGCGCGACAGGCTGGCCAAATTGCGTGCAGTCGACCTTGGCCCGCTATCGCCGGTCACGCGCACCAATGTCGATGTAGCGCGGACCGCGCATGAACTGGCGGCAGAAGGCTTTGCCTTTCCGTTCGGCGACATGGCGATCATGAACAGCAACTGGTCCTACCGCAATTCGCCCTATGCGGTGGCGCAGAATACCGGCGCATTCGTCGAAACGCCCGATTTCCTCGACAGCAACCATGGCATTGCCGCCCCCGCCGATGCCGACGCCTATCTGGCCCGCCTGAACGCCTATGCCGCCAATCTGGATGGCGAAACGCAACGGTTGAAACATGACGCCGGGATCGGTGTCGTCGCGCCTGCCTTCCTGCTCGACAAGATGCTGCGCCAGATCGACATGGTGCGGGCGCAACCCATCGACCAGTGGGTGCCGGTCGCATCCATCGCGCGGCGGACAAAGGACATGTCCGGCGACTATGGGGCGAAGGCGCAGCGAATCGTGCGCGATGCCGTGGCCCCGGCGCTGGAGCGGCAGGCCGCCGAGCTGCGCCGCCAGCGCGGCGGTGCCACCATGGATGCTGGCGTCTGGAAGCTGCCGCAGGGGGATGCCTATTATGCCTGGGCGTTGAAAGCCGGGACGACGACGATGATGACCCCGGACGAGGTTCACCGGCTGGGCATGGAGCAGCTGGCGGCGTTGCAGGGGCAGATGGATGGCCTGCTCAAGGGGCTGGGCATGACGCAGGGAACGGTCGGCGAGCGCATGACCGCGATGGGCAAGGATCCGCGCTACCTGTTCCCCAACACGGACGAGGGGCGGCAGCAGATCTTGTCGTTCATTGACGGGCGGCTGGCCGACATCCGCACGCGCCTGCCCCGCGCCTTTGCGACGCTGGTGCCGGCCAAACTGGTGGTCAAGCGTGTGCCGGTGGAGATTGAGGCAGGCGCACCGGGCGCTTATGCGGGCGCAGGGTCGATCGACGGATCGACGCCGGGCAATTATTATATCAACCTGCGCGATACCGGCATCTGGCCGCGCTACAGCCTGCCGACGCTTTGTTATCATGAGGGGATACCGGGCCATATCTGGCAGGGGGAATATAGTTACAAGCTACCGCTCATCCGCTCGCTGCTGGCGTTCAATGCCTATAGCGAGGGGTGGGCGCTCTATGCCGAGCAATTGGGCGACGAACTGGGTGCCTATGATGGCGATGTCGCGGGCAAGCTAGGCTATCTCCAGTCGATCGCCTATCGCTGCTGCCGACTGGTGGTGGACACCGGCCTCCATGCCAAACGCTGGACGCGGGAACAGGCGATCCACTGGTTCGCCACTACCAACGGATCGACCGTCGAGGATGTGCAGGCCGAGGTCGATCGCTACTGCGCATGGCCGGGGCAGGCGTGCGGATATAAGGTCGGCCATGGCGAAATCGTCCGCCTGCGCGCGACAGCGAAAGAGACGCTGGGTGCGCGTTTCGATTTTCGCCGGTTCAACGACGCGGTGGTTGGCGGCGGCGGGGTGCCGATGACGGTACTGGCGAAGAATGTCGAGGCGTGGGTCGCGGGGCAGCGCGCATAA
- a CDS encoding HpcH/HpaI aldolase/citrate lyase family protein translates to MHLRHARSLLFLPASNARAIAKARTLSCDMVILDLEDAVADDAKEAARANAIAALAEGFGSRIAAARINVEGTPWHGAEMVALKGSAADYVVLPKVEHPKQVRDVFSVAQKPVIAMIESARGVLAAADIAATEGCAALFMGNNDLRKDLNIPASAGREGLAFAMQSVVLAARAAGLAVFDGVYNRLGDAPGLADECRDGHALGFDGKTLIHPNQIAVANDAFGPDAQALDDARRLIAAATGGAERFEGAMIETMHVEQARALIARAHAVGA, encoded by the coding sequence ATACATCTGCGCCATGCCCGTTCGCTGCTGTTCCTGCCCGCCTCCAACGCGCGGGCGATCGCCAAGGCGCGGACGCTGTCATGCGACATGGTGATACTGGATCTGGAAGATGCCGTGGCGGATGATGCGAAGGAGGCGGCGCGCGCAAACGCCATCGCCGCACTGGCTGAGGGCTTTGGCTCCCGCATCGCGGCGGCGCGGATCAATGTGGAAGGCACCCCGTGGCATGGCGCGGAAATGGTGGCGCTAAAAGGCAGTGCGGCCGACTATGTCGTGTTGCCCAAGGTCGAGCATCCCAAACAGGTGCGCGATGTGTTCAGCGTGGCGCAAAAGCCGGTGATCGCGATGATAGAAAGCGCGCGCGGCGTGCTGGCCGCGGCGGACATTGCAGCGACGGAAGGGTGCGCGGCCCTGTTCATGGGCAATAACGACCTGCGCAAGGATCTGAACATTCCTGCGTCGGCCGGGCGCGAAGGACTGGCCTTTGCAATGCAGTCGGTGGTGCTGGCGGCACGGGCGGCGGGACTGGCCGTGTTCGATGGGGTGTATAACCGGCTGGGCGACGCGCCGGGGCTGGCGGACGAGTGCCGGGATGGTCATGCGCTGGGTTTCGATGGCAAGACGCTGATCCACCCCAACCAGATCGCGGTCGCCAATGATGCCTTCGGCCCGGACGCGCAGGCGCTGGACGACGCTCGTCGGCTGATCGCAGCCGCAACCGGAGGGGCGGAACGGTTCGAAGGCGCGATGATCGAAACCATGCATGTCGAGCAAGCCCGCGCGCTGATTGCCCGTGCGCACGCTGTGGGAGCTTAG
- a CDS encoding FdhF/YdeP family oxidoreductase, whose amino-acid sequence MSEDSIDAGCAQVPGVEPYDGPAGGWGALKAVAVAIRDQMGASTDTRALLKMNQPTGFDCPGCAWPDPAKTSSFEFCENGAKAVTWEATAKRVDSDFFARHSATSLWEWSDHQLEDAGRLTHPLRYDRDSDHFVPIGWDEAFARIGAGLRALDDPNQAEFYCSGRASNEAAFLYQLMARAYGTNNFPDCSNMCHEGTSVGLPKSIGIGKGTVTLEDFDHADAIFCIGHNPGTNHPRMLSTLSAAARRGASIVVANPMKERGLERFKSPQHPTEMLSSSSTQLASAYHQVRVGGDSAMLKGMMKALFAADTVDLAAGGPGLLDRAFIAEHTLGITELRADIEATGWDEIIRRSGLTREAIESMAETYWSSERVILCYGMGITQHENGTANVQQLANLLLLRGNMGKPGAGICPLRGHSNVQGDRTVGITETPGEAMLARIDARFGITSPRAHGHAAVESLQAMREGRSKACISLGGNLAIAMPDPDACFEAFRKLDLSVNILTKFNRTCLLLARESIVLPCLGRTELDEQAEGEQWITVEDSMSMVHASRGMLKAAGPELRSEPAIVAGIAKAALPDSDIDWDWLVADYDRIRDAIEAVFPDFRDFNLRVRQKGGFRLTVGASERKWNTPSGKAHFLVHPLTGASGEAGALLLTTIRSHDQYNTTIYGMNDRYRGITGRRDVIFAHEADLAELGLAHGDSVDIHAGPGRSLTGYTVVAHAIARGSLAAYYPEANCLVPLENYDRASGTPSYKSVRVTMVRHA is encoded by the coding sequence ATGAGCGAGGATAGCATTGACGCAGGCTGCGCGCAGGTGCCCGGCGTCGAGCCATATGACGGTCCGGCAGGCGGCTGGGGTGCGCTGAAGGCCGTTGCTGTTGCCATAAGGGACCAGATGGGTGCCTCCACCGATACGCGCGCACTTCTCAAGATGAACCAGCCCACCGGCTTCGATTGTCCAGGATGTGCCTGGCCGGATCCGGCCAAGACATCCTCCTTTGAATTTTGCGAGAACGGCGCCAAGGCCGTCACCTGGGAGGCCACAGCCAAGCGCGTCGATAGCGATTTCTTCGCCCGGCATAGTGCCACGTCGCTGTGGGAATGGAGCGACCACCAGTTGGAGGATGCCGGGCGCCTTACCCATCCCCTGCGCTATGACCGGGACAGCGACCATTTCGTGCCAATCGGATGGGATGAGGCATTTGCGCGCATCGGGGCAGGTTTGCGGGCGCTGGACGATCCCAATCAGGCCGAATTCTATTGTTCGGGCCGGGCATCGAACGAAGCGGCATTCCTCTATCAGTTGATGGCACGCGCCTATGGCACGAACAATTTCCCTGACTGTTCGAACATGTGTCACGAGGGAACCAGCGTGGGCCTGCCCAAATCCATCGGCATTGGCAAAGGCACGGTAACGCTTGAAGATTTCGACCATGCAGATGCGATCTTCTGCATCGGCCATAATCCCGGCACGAACCATCCGCGTATGCTCTCGACGCTCAGCGCTGCCGCGCGCCGGGGTGCATCGATCGTCGTCGCCAATCCGATGAAGGAACGGGGGCTGGAACGGTTCAAATCGCCGCAGCATCCGACCGAGATGCTGTCGTCCAGTTCCACCCAGCTCGCCTCGGCCTATCATCAGGTCCGCGTCGGCGGCGACAGCGCTATGCTGAAAGGCATGATGAAGGCGCTGTTCGCGGCCGATACGGTCGACCTGGCTGCTGGCGGGCCGGGCCTGCTCGACCGGGCGTTCATTGCCGAACATACGCTGGGCATCACGGAGCTGCGTGCGGACATAGAGGCGACCGGATGGGACGAGATCATCCGTCGCTCCGGCCTTACGCGCGAAGCGATCGAGAGCATGGCCGAAACCTACTGGAGCTCCGAACGGGTCATCCTCTGCTATGGCATGGGCATCACCCAGCATGAGAATGGCACGGCCAATGTGCAGCAGCTGGCCAACCTCTTGCTGCTGCGCGGGAATATGGGCAAGCCGGGTGCGGGCATCTGTCCTCTCCGGGGGCACAGCAATGTGCAGGGCGACCGGACGGTCGGCATCACGGAGACTCCGGGCGAGGCGATGCTGGCGCGGATCGACGCCCGATTCGGCATCACCAGCCCCCGCGCCCATGGCCATGCCGCAGTGGAATCGCTCCAGGCGATGCGGGAGGGGCGATCGAAGGCGTGCATTTCGCTCGGCGGTAACCTTGCCATCGCCATGCCCGACCCGGATGCCTGTTTCGAGGCATTCCGCAAGCTGGACCTGTCAGTCAACATACTGACCAAATTCAATCGCACCTGCCTGCTCCTCGCCAGGGAAAGCATCGTGCTGCCCTGCCTTGGCCGCACCGAACTGGACGAGCAGGCGGAGGGCGAGCAATGGATCACGGTCGAAGACAGCATGTCGATGGTCCATGCCTCACGCGGTATGCTCAAAGCTGCCGGGCCGGAACTCAGATCAGAACCAGCCATCGTCGCAGGCATCGCCAAGGCGGCCCTTCCCGACAGCGACATCGACTGGGACTGGCTGGTCGCCGACTATGACCGCATTCGGGATGCCATCGAAGCGGTGTTTCCCGATTTTCGCGACTTCAACCTGCGTGTGCGGCAGAAAGGCGGCTTTCGCCTTACGGTCGGCGCATCGGAGCGTAAGTGGAACACGCCATCGGGCAAAGCCCATTTCCTGGTCCATCCACTAACCGGCGCGTCGGGCGAAGCAGGTGCGCTGCTCCTCACCACGATCCGCAGCCATGACCAGTATAATACCACCATCTACGGCATGAACGACCGCTATCGCGGCATTACCGGCCGCCGGGACGTGATCTTCGCTCATGAGGCAGATCTGGCTGAGCTGGGGCTGGCGCATGGCGACAGCGTAGATATCCATGCCGGGCCGGGGCGGTCGCTGACAGGCTATACCGTTGTCGCCCATGCCATCGCGCGGGGGTCGCTTGCGGCCTATTATCCAGAGGCGAACTGCCTAGTGCCGCTGGAGAACTATGATCGCGCGAGCGGCACTCCGTCCTACAAGTCAGTGCGCGTGACCATGGTGCGCCATGCCTAG
- a CDS encoding LysR family transcriptional regulator, which translates to MEIRRLSYFVRIAEDGSLTRAAGMVRVAQSALSRQMRLLEEELGVPLFERTARGMRLTSDGERLHASVAAPLRELELAIQGIRSGPSRGAAHLALGLPPSIADLIGRSLALQLRSAFPEICFRLVEGPTGGLGDWLGRGMIDFAVLEEVSRNDLLIEQKLLSLPFMLVGPPGIEAPSGSSVGIEEALALPLIIPSHHLGIRAAINDAAQRSGLNLDVQMEADSTRLIKELVQSDIGYALLPERYVFEAVAAGQLRGWRLSGAAPVLDILFSSRKASRNAGRQFVSVVEFITHAIEGALAMTDSS; encoded by the coding sequence ATGGAAATCAGACGGCTCAGCTACTTCGTGCGGATTGCCGAGGATGGTTCGCTGACACGCGCAGCGGGCATGGTGCGGGTGGCCCAGTCTGCGCTCAGTCGACAAATGCGCTTGCTGGAGGAGGAATTGGGCGTGCCCCTGTTCGAGCGCACGGCGCGAGGAATGCGCCTCACTAGTGACGGTGAAAGGTTGCATGCCTCTGTCGCCGCGCCGCTGCGCGAACTGGAATTGGCGATTCAGGGAATACGTTCTGGGCCCTCGCGCGGGGCGGCGCATCTTGCTCTTGGCCTGCCTCCCAGCATCGCCGATCTCATCGGTCGGTCACTGGCGCTCCAGCTGCGCTCCGCCTTTCCCGAAATCTGCTTCCGACTGGTCGAGGGACCGACCGGTGGGCTGGGAGATTGGCTGGGCCGCGGCATGATCGACTTCGCCGTTCTCGAAGAGGTTTCCCGTAACGATCTTCTCATCGAGCAGAAACTCCTGTCCCTGCCTTTCATGTTGGTTGGCCCGCCTGGTATTGAAGCACCTTCGGGCTCCTCCGTTGGTATCGAAGAGGCTCTTGCGCTGCCATTGATCATTCCATCCCATCATTTGGGTATCAGGGCTGCGATCAACGATGCGGCGCAGCGGAGCGGGCTAAACCTGGACGTCCAGATGGAAGCGGACTCGACGCGTCTCATCAAGGAACTGGTGCAGTCGGACATTGGATATGCGCTTCTGCCGGAGAGATATGTCTTTGAGGCAGTCGCGGCAGGCCAGCTGCGAGGCTGGCGGCTCAGCGGCGCTGCGCCGGTACTCGACATCCTGTTTTCTTCGCGCAAGGCGAGCCGGAATGCCGGGCGGCAGTTTGTCAGCGTTGTGGAATTCATCACGCACGCGATCGAAGGTGCTTTGGCAATGACGGATTCCAGTTAA